Proteins encoded by one window of Rutidosis leptorrhynchoides isolate AG116_Rl617_1_P2 chromosome 7, CSIRO_AGI_Rlap_v1, whole genome shotgun sequence:
- the LOC139859697 gene encoding F-box/FBD/LRR-repeat protein At5g56420-like produces MLQQQGEVDMDRISDIPDPIAHHIMSLLTNIDVTKLSILSKRFLFLWGSFPVIEFDVTNFSGSIPGRYSISMVNRFLDHILNSLNLRRLSSSYILSEFRVNVYPYNIKADDRFDEAISIVNENGVKMIDLNLGYSEYKLPDTFSSKWCNVLRLQGFQLDLCKLIRTCPLLRTICLTDCIILKDIKVSSRTLNDVEISRCKVNCITINAPKLQSFTFNSGYRTFQLGYRSEPCLIDVSKCQEMTYLSLNNVVNGKEWIEEHVYTLRKLRTLILNACRDVQQIRVSSETLKRLEIIDCPLSSTTIESSSLEHFVYKGAISNSVCINKFGNTKCIKDMSLEGAFVTDEWLESVIAILSCLERLRLHGCNQLNEIRVYHEKLKSFELTKCIGLKEADIDTPKLESFVYQG; encoded by the coding sequence ATGCTACAACAACAAGGTGAAGTTGATATGGATCGGATCTCAGATATACCCGACCCGATTGCTCACCACATCATGTCTCTTCTCACAAACATAGACGTTACAAAGCTTTCCATTTTGTCTAAGAGATTTCTCTTCTTATGGGGATCATTTCCAGTAATCGAATTCGATGTAACAAACTTTTCTGGATCGATCCCGGGTAGGTATTCGATATCCATGGTAAATCGTTTTCTTGATCACATTCTTAACTCGCTTAATTTACGTAGATTGAGCAGCAGTTATATATTATCTGAATTTAGAGTTAATGTTTATCCATATAATATAAAAgctgatgatagatttgatgaggCGATTTCGATCGTAAATGAAAACGGTGTTAAGATGATAGATCTGAATTTAGGGTATTCAGAATATAAGTTGCCTGATACCTTTTCTTCTAAATGGTGTAATGTTTTGAGGTTACAAGGGTTTCAATTAGATTTATGTAAGCTAATTCGAACTTGTCCTTTATTAAGAACTATTTGTCTTACTGATTGTATAATCTTAAAAGACATCAAGGTATCGAGCCGAACATTAAACGATGTTGAGATTAGTCGTTGTAAGGTAAATTGTATTACGATAAATGCTCCAAAGCTACAATCGTTTACGTTTAATTCGGGGTATAGAACGTTTCAATTGGGGTATAGAAGTGAGCCTTGTTTGATTGATGTTTCAAAGTGTCAAGAAATGACATATTTGTCGTTAAACAATGTCGTGAACGGAAAAGAATGGATTGAAGAACATGTTTATACTTTGCGAAAACTTAGGACTTTGATTCTTAATGCATGCCGAGATGTTCAACAAATTAGGGTTTCGAGTGAGACACTAAAAAGGCTTGAGATTATTGACTGTCCACTAAGTTCGACTACTATTGAGTCGAGTTCGCTTGAACATTTTGTGTATAAAGGTGCTATTTCGAATAGTGTTTGCATCAACAAATTTGGGAACACCAAATGTATCAAAGATATGTCATTAGAGGGTGCGTTTGTGACCGATGAATGGTTAGAGAGTGTAATCGCTATATTGAGTTGTCTCGAAAGGCTAAGACTCCACGGATGCAATCAGTTGAATGAGATTAGGGTTTATCATGAAAAGCTTAAAAGTTTTGAGTTAACTAAGTGCATTGGTTTGAAAGAGGCTGATATCGACACACCAAAACTGGAATCGTTTGTGTATCAAGGGTAG